The window CGCTCATCGACACCCACCTGGCCGGGCTGGCTGAGGCGCTGCTGCCGTACCGCCAGGTGGCCGCCCGGTTGGGTCGTTGGGGCGCCGAGCTGGCCTGGACGCTCGGTCACGGCGGCCGGCTGCTGATCGCCGGCAACGGCGGCAGCGCCGCCGAGGCCCAGCACCTCGCCGCCGAGCTGGTCGGCAAGCTGCGCGACGACCGGACGCCGCTGTCCGCGATCGCGTTGACCGCCGAAACCTCCTCGCTCACCGCGATCAGCAACGACTTCGGCTTCGACGAGGTCTTCGCCCGGCAGGTACGGGCCCACGGCCGCCCAGGCGACATCTTGTTGCTGCTGTCCACGAGTGGACGCAGCGGCAACCTGCTCGCCGCAGCACGGGCCGGCCGTGATGTCGGGCTGCGCTGCTGGGCCTGCACCGGCCCGGCGCCGAACCCGTTGGCCGAGGCGTGCGCCGAGGTGCTGGCGGTGCCGGCGGCCGATCCGCAGGTGGTGCAGGAGCTGCATCTGGTCACCGCGCATCTGCTGTGCGGCTACGTCGACCAGACGCTGCCCGGCGTACTCGGTCTCACCGGCACGGTCGACGTTCCCGCCGGTGCGGGCAACGCCGCGGCCGGTGCGGTCGACGTTCCCGCCGGTGCGCCCACGGTGCCCGCCGTGGCGGCCGGTCTGCCGGTGGTGGACGTGCGCGGCGGTGTCAGGTGACCGCCCGCCCGATCGTGGTGGTCGGCGACACCCTGCTCGACCGGGACGTCGACGGCGCGGTCACCCGGGTCTGCCCGGACGCCGCCGCCCCGGTGCTCGACGAGCGGTACGTCACCGACCGGCCCGGTGGCGCCGGGCTGGCCGCGGTGCTCGCCGCCGGGCAGGGACACCCGGTGGTACTGGTCAGCGCGCTCGCCGCCGACCCGGCCGGTTGCCGGCTCGCGGCGCTGCTCGCCGCGGCCGGCGTGGACCTGCATCCGCTGCCGTTGGGTGGCGCGACCGCCGAGAAGATCCGGCTGCGGACCCGCGGGCAGGTGCTGCTGCGGCTGGACCGGGGCGGGGACGGCCGGGTGCACGGCGATCTGCCGCCGGCCACCGCCGAGGTGCTCGCGGCGGCTGCGGCGGTGGTGGTCAGCGACTACGGCCGGGGAGTGGCGCGGATGCCGGGCCTGCGGGCGGCGCTGGCGGCGACCGGCGCACCGGTGGTGTGGGACCCGCACCCGCGCGGCCCGGCGGCGGTCGCCGGTGCCCGGCTGATCACCCCTAACGAGGCCGAGGTCCGCCAGCTGACCGGGCAGCCGGGCGGGGACACCCGGCTGGCCACCGCCGCGCGAGGCGCCGACGAGCTGCGTCGCCGCTGGCGGGCCGGGGCGGTCGCGGTGACGATGGGCGGCGACGGCGCGCTGCTGTGCCACGCCGGGAGTGTGCCGCTGATGGTGCCGACGCCGATCAGCACCGACGGGGACACCTGCGGCGCGGGGGACCGGTTCGCCACCGCCGCGGCGACGGCGCTGGCCGCCGGAGCCGTGGTGTCCGAGGCGGTCCAGACGGCGGTCGCCGAGGCGTCCCGGTACGTCGCCGACGGCGGTACGGCCGGGCTGCGGCGTCTGCTGGCCGGGCCCGACCAGATCGCGGTGCCGGTGGAGACCGGGGCACTGGCTGCGGCGTCGGTGGAGCAGATCGGTCCGCGCGCCGCCGGGGCACTGGCCGCCCGGGTACGGTCCGCCGGGGGCACCGTGGTGGCCACCGGCGGCTGCTTCGACCTGCTGCACGCCGGGCACGTATCGGCGCTGCAGGCCGCCCGGCAACTGGGTGACTGCCTGATCGTCTGCGTCAACTCCGACGCCAGCGTCGCCCGACTGAAAGGGCCGCAGCGGCCGGTGGTCGGCGAGCACGACCGGGCCCGGCTGCTCGTGGCGCTGGGCTGTGTGGACGCGGTGGTCGTCTTCGACGAGGACACCCCGCACGCGGTGCTCAGCTGGCTGCGGCCGGACATCTGGGTCAAAGGCGGCGACTACGCCGGTGACGGCACCGCCGAGCCGGATCTGCCCGAGGCCGAAGTGGTCCGCCGATGGGGCGGGCAGACGGCGATCGTGCCGTACCTCGACGGCCGCTCCACCACTGGCATGATCGCCGCCGCCCAGGTCGGGCGGCCCGTTTCGTCGACCACCACTGTGGAGGAATCATCGTGACGAACCATCCCGGCAGCCCGGTGGTGCTGGTCACCGGCGGCGCGAGTGGACTCGGGGCAGCCGTTGTCGACCTGCTGGCCAAGTCCGGCTACCGGCCATGCGTCATCGACCGGCAGCCGCCAGCGGACGGGGTGCCCTGGCTCGACTGCGACCTGGCCGACACCCGGGCCGCCGAGGCCGCCACCCACCGGCTCGCCGAGCAGGTCGGCGGGCTGAGCGCGGTGGTCACCGCAGCCGGGATGGACGTGCCGGGCCGGCTCGCCGACACCCCCGCGCAGGTGTGGGAACGGGTCGTCACGGTCGACCTGCTGGCCACCGCCGCGGTGATCCGGGCGGCGCTGCCCTGGCTGACCTCGGCCGGCGGTTCGGTGGTGACGATCGCCTCCACCCTGGGAATGAAGGCGGTCGGTGACGCCACCGCGTACTGCGCGGCCAAGTTCGGGGTGGTCGGGTTCACCCGGGCGTTGGCGGCCGAACTCGCCGGCACCGTCGGCGTCACCCTGCTGGTGCCCGGCGGGATGCGAACCGCGTTCTTCGACGAGCGCGAGGCCCGGTACCGGCCGACGGCCGACGCCGCGCTCAACGACCCCGGCAACGTGGCGGCGGCGGTGCTGTTCGCGTTGCAGCAGCCGGCCGGCTGCGCGGTGCGCGAGATGGTGATCTGCGCGGACCGGGAGACGTCCTACCCGTGATCCTGGTGCTGCGCGCCCTCGGCATCGGTGACCTGGCCACCACCGTGCCGGCGCTACGTGGGCTGCGGGCCGCCTACCCGGCCGAGACGATCGCCCTGGCCGCGCCGACCTGGCTCGCCCCGCTGGCCGGCCTGACCGGCGCGGTGGACCGGCTGGTGCCGCTGTCCGGGCTGGACGCGGTGCCGCTGCTCGACAGCGGCCCGGACTGGGCGGTCAACCTGCACGGCCGTGGCCCGCAGTCGCACCGGCTGCTCGCCGCGACGCGGCCGGGCCGGTTGTGGGCGTACCGGTGTCCGGCGGCGGCGCACCACGACGGCCCGCCGTGGCGCGACGACGAGCACGAGGTGGCGCGGTGGTGCCGGCTGCTCACCTGGTACGGCGTCGACTGCGACCCCACTGACCTGCTGCTGGCCCGTCCGGTACCGGACCGGGTGCCGGTGGGGGTGACCGTGCTGCACCCCGGTGCGGCGGCCCCGCGCCGCCGGTGGCCCGTCGACCGGTTCGCCGAGCTGGCCGGTCGGCTGACCGCCGCCGGGCACCGGGTGGTGGTGACCGGGTCGGCACCCGAGCGCCCGCTGGCTGAGGCGGTCGCCGCCGGTGCCGGGCTGCCCGGCACCGCGGTCTGCGCCGGGCGGATGGACCTGTACCAGTTCGCCGCCCTGCTGGCGCACGCCCGGCTGCTGGTCGCCGCCGACACCGGCGCGGGGCACCTGGCAACGGCGTTCGGCGTACCGTCGGTGCTGCTGTTCGGTCCCACGTCGCCGGCCCGCTGGGGTCCGCCGGTGCACCGGACGCGGCACCGGGTGGTCCACTACCCGCTGCTGTCCGCCGGGTCCGAGGAGCCGGCAGCCGTCTCCGGAAGCGCCGACTCCGCAGCCGCCGACTCCGCAGCCGGCGACCTGCCGGCCGCCGATGGACCGGCCGTCAACGCACCGGCCGTCAACGCACCGGCGGTCGACTGGCACCCGGCGATGGTCGCCATCTGCGTCGACGAGGTGCTCGCCGCGATCGGCGAGGTGGAACGCGATGCGGTTGCGGCGCAGTGAACTGCACCGACCGGGATATCGGCGCCGTCGTCGGGGCCGGGGGACCGCCTTCCTCGACACCCGGGGTCAGCCGGTCACCGACCCGGCGGAGCTGAAACGGCTGCGTGAACTGGTGATCCCACCCGCCTGGCGGGACGTGTGGATCTGTCCGCACCCGTCCGGTCACATCCAGGCCGTCGGTGTGGATGCGGCCGGCCGGCGGCAGTACCTCTACCACCCCCAGTGGCGGGTCCGTCGGGACGTCGCCAAGTTCCAGCACGTGCGGCGGGTCGCCGACCGGCTGCCCCGGCTGCGCCACCGGGTCGACGCCGATCTGCGTGGCCGGGGTCTGGGCCGGCAACGGGTGCTGGCCGCGCTGGTGCGCCTGCTGGATCTGGGGATGTTCCGGATCGGCAGCGACCAGTACGCCGCCGGCGACGAGCCCACTTTCGGGGTGGCGACGCTGCGCCCCGGACACGCCCGGCCGCAGCGGGGCTGCGTGGTCCTTGAGTTCCCGGCCAAGGGCGGCGTCGCACAGGTCCGGCGGATCGACGACGCGCAGGTGTGTGCCGTGCTGCGGGCGCTGCGTCGCCGCCGGCACGACGGGCAGCGGCTGTTCTGCTACTGGGACGGCCGGCGCTGGCGGGACGTGCACAGCGACGAGATCAACGAGTACCTGCGGCAGGCCAGCGGCACCGAGATGACGGCGAAGGACTTCCGTACCTGGCATGCCACCGTGCTCGCCGCGACCCGGCTGGCGGCCGCCGGGGTGCCGCGCTCGGCGGCCGCCCGCCGACGGACGGTGGCCGCAGTGATGCGGGAGGTCGCGGAGCTGCTCGGCAACACCCCCACCGTGGCCCGCGCCTCCTACGTCGATCCCCGGGTGGTCGAGTCGTTCCACCGGGGTCGGGTGGCCCGGCTCGACACCGGCGAGCCCAGTCGGACGGTCGCTGAACAGGCGGTCCGCCGGCTGCTCCCGTTACGCTGAGCCGGTCCGGTCGGTGCTGTCCGTGCCGCCGACGCTTTCCGTACCGCCGGCCGCCGCCGGCTGCTCCTTGACGAACGTCGGGTGCAGGCTGACCGGTGCCGCCCCCTGTTTGCGCGACCGCAGCCGCAGGTTGAGGAACTCCACGAAGACGGAGAACGCGATCGGCCCGTACACGTACCCCTTGGGGATGTGGTGGCCGAGCCCTTCGGCGATCAGGCTGCCGCCGATCAGCAGCAGGAACGACAGGGCCAGCATCTTCACCGTCGGATGCTGGTTGACGAACCCGCTGACCGCCCCGGCCGACACCAGCATGATGACCATCGCGACCACCACGGCGGCGACCATGATGAACAGCTGGTCGACCATGCCCACCGCGGTGATCACCGAGTCGAGCGAGAACACCACGTCCAGCACCAGGATCTGGGCGATCACCGCGGCGAACGACACGGTCTTGCCACTGCGCCCGTGGTCGGCGCCCTCCAGATGCTCGTGGATCTCGTAGGTCGCCTTGACCAGCAGGAAGCCCCCGCCGAGCAGCAGGATCAGGTCACGTCCGGATATCTCCTGCCCGAACACCTCGAACAGCGGTGCGGTCAGCCCGATCACCCAGGACAACGAGGCGAGCAGCAGCAGCCGGGTGACCAGGGCCAGCGACAGCCCGATGGTGCGGGCCCTGGCCTGCTGGTGCTCGGGCAGCCGACCGGCGAGGATCGAGATGAACACGACGTTGTCGATGCCCAGCACGACTTCCAGCAGCAGCAGGGTCGCGAACGCGATCCACAACTCGGGGCTGGTCAGAAGCTCCATCGATGCTCCCGGGAGAGGGGTGTCCGCCGGGCCGGCGCGGCCCGCGATCCCAGACCGTACTGGCGGCGGTCAACCGGCCGCACACCGGGAGCCCCGTTCAGTCGTTGAGCACGTGGGCGAGCCGGTCGCGGAACCGCCGCTCCGACTCGGTCACCGTCTCGCCGCCGATGCCCAGCACCCCGCCGGTGCTCGCGGCGCCGACCACCTGTTCGGCGATACCGACCAGCCAGTGCTTGTACGCACCGGCCTCGCCGTCGTCCACCCGGTCGGCGAGCAGTCGGGCCGCCGTACGCGCCCGGGCCAGCACGTCGGCGATCAGCGCCTGCGGGTCGGCCGGTTCGATCACCGGCAACTCCTCGCCGGTCTCCGGATCGCCGACCCGACTGACCAGTTCCCCGGCGACCGCGGTGACCAGCGGGCTGGCCGACTCCCGGCCGGCGCTGATCGTCTCCAGCCCGGCGGCGTTCTCTGCCCGGGTCTGCCGTCCTCCGTCGGACTCGGCCGCGCTGGCCGCGTTCAGCACCGCCTGCGGCAGCCCGACCAGCAGTCCCCATTCCTCGTCGGAGAACCCGAGTTCGGTGTACACCGGCAGTTCCGTCACGCTCTTGCCCCTCTCAACCTGCTGCCCGCCGGACCGGTGTCCGGCGGTGGCGATCCTCAACGCTGCTCGGCGGCCAGCAGACCCTGGTCGCTGACCACCGGCACCGACAACGTCTTGTAGCCGACACCGTCGAAGAGGACCGTCATCCGGTCCTGTTCGTACCCGAGCACCAGGCCGGCCCCCCATTCCGCGTGTCGCACCATACTGTGTACCGGGAACGGGCCAGCGGCGCCGTCGTCGGCGGTGCTGGTCCCGGCGTGGCAACTGTCGCAATGGCCACAGACGTCCGTCACATGCTCCCCGAAGTAGGCCAGCAGCGCCCGGGTGCGGCAACCCGTCGCCTCGGCGAAGGCCCGCATCATGTCGGTACGGGAGCGCTGCACGGTCTGGCGACGTTCAGCAGCCGCCACCGCGTCGGCGGCGGCCCGCGCCGGGTCCGGCGCGTAGAAGGGGCGGACGGACTGGGTGCCGGCGACGGTACGGGCCGCGCCCACCTCCTCCAGCAGGGCGAGCAGCTGGCTCAGCTTGCGGGCGCCGAGCCCGGTGCGGCGGCGCAGGTCGGCGCGGGTGGCCGGGTTGGCGCCCAGCACCTCGGCGACGTCCCGCAACTCGTCCTGGTCGGGCGGGCTGGTGGTGAAGTACCGCTGCAGCCCGATGTCCTCGGCCCGCCACAACAGCAGCGCCCGGGCCGGCCGGCCGTCCCGGCCGCCGCGACCGATCTCCTGCAGATAGCTGTCCGGCGAGTCCGGCAGCGCGGTGTGCGCCACCCACCGTACGTCCGGTTTGTCGATGCCCATGCCGAACGCGGACGTCGCCACCATCACCGGCACCTGTCCGGCGAGGAACTCGTCGTGCAGCTGCTGCCGGGCGGTGGCCGACATACCGGCGTGGTAGCAGCGGGCCGGGTAGCCGGCGGCGACGAGCTGACCGGCCAGGTCCGTCGCGGCCCGCCGGGTCGGCACGTAGACGATCCCGGGCGGCTGTTCCACGTCGAGCAGGGCGACCAGCCGGCGCCACCGGTAGTCCTCGGTCGGGCAGTGGGCTACTTCGAGGAACAGGTTGCCCCGGTCGAGTCCGGCCACCACCAGGTGCGGGTCGGTCAGCCCGAGCCGGTGGACGATGTCGTCGCGCACCGGCGGCGAGGCGGTGGCGGTCAGCGCCACCACCGGGGGGCGACCCAACTGCTCCACCAGGTGACCGACGGCCAGGTAGTCGGGCCGGAAGTCGTGCCCCCAGGCTGAGACGCAGTGCGCCTCGTCGACCGCGACGAGCGCTGGGGACAACCGCCGTACCTCGGCCAGGCGCTCCGGGTCGCACAGCTGTTCCGGGGTGGTGAACAG is drawn from Micromonospora sp. Llam0 and contains these coding sequences:
- a CDS encoding SIS domain-containing protein, coding for MSDVTSLIDTHLAGLAEALLPYRQVAARLGRWGAELAWTLGHGGRLLIAGNGGSAAEAQHLAAELVGKLRDDRTPLSAIALTAETSSLTAISNDFGFDEVFARQVRAHGRPGDILLLLSTSGRSGNLLAAARAGRDVGLRCWACTGPAPNPLAEACAEVLAVPAADPQVVQELHLVTAHLLCGYVDQTLPGVLGLTGTVDVPAGAGNAAAGAVDVPAGAPTVPAVAAGLPVVDVRGGVR
- a CDS encoding PfkB family carbohydrate kinase encodes the protein MVVGDTLLDRDVDGAVTRVCPDAAAPVLDERYVTDRPGGAGLAAVLAAGQGHPVVLVSALAADPAGCRLAALLAAAGVDLHPLPLGGATAEKIRLRTRGQVLLRLDRGGDGRVHGDLPPATAEVLAAAAAVVVSDYGRGVARMPGLRAALAATGAPVVWDPHPRGPAAVAGARLITPNEAEVRQLTGQPGGDTRLATAARGADELRRRWRAGAVAVTMGGDGALLCHAGSVPLMVPTPISTDGDTCGAGDRFATAAATALAAGAVVSEAVQTAVAEASRYVADGGTAGLRRLLAGPDQIAVPVETGALAAASVEQIGPRAAGALAARVRSAGGTVVATGGCFDLLHAGHVSALQAARQLGDCLIVCVNSDASVARLKGPQRPVVGEHDRARLLVALGCVDAVVVFDEDTPHAVLSWLRPDIWVKGGDYAGDGTAEPDLPEAEVVRRWGGQTAIVPYLDGRSTTGMIAAAQVGRPVSSTTTVEESS
- a CDS encoding SDR family oxidoreductase codes for the protein MTNHPGSPVVLVTGGASGLGAAVVDLLAKSGYRPCVIDRQPPADGVPWLDCDLADTRAAEAATHRLAEQVGGLSAVVTAAGMDVPGRLADTPAQVWERVVTVDLLATAAVIRAALPWLTSAGGSVVTIASTLGMKAVGDATAYCAAKFGVVGFTRALAAELAGTVGVTLLVPGGMRTAFFDEREARYRPTADAALNDPGNVAAAVLFALQQPAGCAVREMVICADRETSYP
- a CDS encoding glycosyltransferase family 9 protein — encoded protein: MILVLRALGIGDLATTVPALRGLRAAYPAETIALAAPTWLAPLAGLTGAVDRLVPLSGLDAVPLLDSGPDWAVNLHGRGPQSHRLLAATRPGRLWAYRCPAAAHHDGPPWRDDEHEVARWCRLLTWYGVDCDPTDLLLARPVPDRVPVGVTVLHPGAAAPRRRWPVDRFAELAGRLTAAGHRVVVTGSAPERPLAEAVAAGAGLPGTAVCAGRMDLYQFAALLAHARLLVAADTGAGHLATAFGVPSVLLFGPTSPARWGPPVHRTRHRVVHYPLLSAGSEEPAAVSGSADSAAADSAAGDLPAADGPAVNAPAVNAPAVDWHPAMVAICVDEVLAAIGEVERDAVAAQ
- a CDS encoding DNA topoisomerase IB, translated to MRLRRSELHRPGYRRRRRGRGTAFLDTRGQPVTDPAELKRLRELVIPPAWRDVWICPHPSGHIQAVGVDAAGRRQYLYHPQWRVRRDVAKFQHVRRVADRLPRLRHRVDADLRGRGLGRQRVLAALVRLLDLGMFRIGSDQYAAGDEPTFGVATLRPGHARPQRGCVVLEFPAKGGVAQVRRIDDAQVCAVLRALRRRRHDGQRLFCYWDGRRWRDVHSDEINEYLRQASGTEMTAKDFRTWHATVLAATRLAAAGVPRSAAARRRTVAAVMREVAELLGNTPTVARASYVDPRVVESFHRGRVARLDTGEPSRTVAEQAVRRLLPLR
- a CDS encoding TerC family protein, coding for MELLTSPELWIAFATLLLLEVVLGIDNVVFISILAGRLPEHQQARARTIGLSLALVTRLLLLASLSWVIGLTAPLFEVFGQEISGRDLILLLGGGFLLVKATYEIHEHLEGADHGRSGKTVSFAAVIAQILVLDVVFSLDSVITAVGMVDQLFIMVAAVVVAMVIMLVSAGAVSGFVNQHPTVKMLALSFLLLIGGSLIAEGLGHHIPKGYVYGPIAFSVFVEFLNLRLRSRKQGAAPVSLHPTFVKEQPAAAGGTESVGGTDSTDRTGSA
- a CDS encoding RecQ family ATP-dependent DNA helicase: MKLPLHSPRLRRAARQRFGWSALRPGQLGAMRALLKGRDALVVLPTGAGKSAVYQIPATMLPGPTVVISPLLALQQDQIAALNQRGQAELRAVRISSAESPTQRRAALDDVRQGRARFLFTTPEQLCDPERLAEVRRLSPALVAVDEAHCVSAWGHDFRPDYLAVGHLVEQLGRPPVVALTATASPPVRDDIVHRLGLTDPHLVVAGLDRGNLFLEVAHCPTEDYRWRRLVALLDVEQPPGIVYVPTRRAATDLAGQLVAAGYPARCYHAGMSATARQQLHDEFLAGQVPVMVATSAFGMGIDKPDVRWVAHTALPDSPDSYLQEIGRGGRDGRPARALLLWRAEDIGLQRYFTTSPPDQDELRDVAEVLGANPATRADLRRRTGLGARKLSQLLALLEEVGAARTVAGTQSVRPFYAPDPARAAADAVAAAERRQTVQRSRTDMMRAFAEATGCRTRALLAYFGEHVTDVCGHCDSCHAGTSTADDGAAGPFPVHSMVRHAEWGAGLVLGYEQDRMTVLFDGVGYKTLSVPVVSDQGLLAAEQR